In a genomic window of Terriglobia bacterium:
- a CDS encoding cytochrome c, translated as MRTLGFAFLLSLLVVIVISAPVFAQDAAAGKAVYAKKCQACHAADGNGNPAMATALKVEFKPLSSDEVQKMSDADLKKVVMNGMGKMKPVTGLMPADVDSIVAYLRTLKKK; from the coding sequence TTTTTGCTTTCGCTCCTCGTAGTCATCGTTATCTCCGCTCCTGTCTTCGCGCAGGACGCGGCCGCGGGAAAAGCGGTTTATGCGAAAAAATGCCAAGCGTGCCACGCCGCCGACGGTAACGGCAACCCGGCGATGGCGACGGCGCTGAAGGTCGAATTCAAGCCGCTTTCGTCCGACGAAGTCCAGAAGATGAGTGATGCCGATTTGAAAAAAGTCGTGATGAACGGCATGGGGAAAATGAAACCCGTGACCGGGCTCATGCCTGCGGATGTCGACAGTATTGTCGCTTATCTCCGCACGTTGAAGAAAAAATAG